A DNA window from Haliovirga abyssi contains the following coding sequences:
- a CDS encoding NUDIX hydrolase codes for MEIWDIYDKERCITGNTIKRGSEFNDNEFHLVVHICIFNSKGQMLIQRRQPFKKGWPNMWDITVGGSSIAGESSSQAAERELFEEIGYKADFSKRRPFFTINFSYGFDDYYIIEDDVDIDTLKLQYEEVQCVRWATKDEIIDLIDKGEFISYYKNLIRLMFDMRKQRGAIIIEK; via the coding sequence ATGGAGATTTGGGATATTTATGATAAAGAAAGATGTATAACAGGTAATACGATAAAGCGTGGTAGTGAATTTAATGATAACGAATTTCATTTAGTTGTTCACATCTGTATATTTAATTCGAAGGGACAGATGTTAATTCAACGAAGGCAACCTTTTAAGAAAGGATGGCCCAATATGTGGGATATTACTGTTGGCGGTAGCTCGATAGCAGGTGAGAGTAGTTCACAGGCAGCTGAAAGGGAATTATTTGAGGAGATTGGATACAAAGCAGATTTTTCAAAGAGAAGACCGTTTTTCACAATCAACTTTAGCTATGGTTTTGATGATTATTACATTATTGAAGATGATGTAGATATCGATACATTAAAATTGCAATACGAAGAAGTACAATGTGTACGCTGGGCAACAAAAGATGAAATTATTGATTTAATAGATAAGGGTGAGTTCATATCATATTATAAGAACTTAATTAGATTAATGTTTGATATGAGAAAACAGCGTGGTGCAATAATTATTGAAAAATGA